From Solanum lycopersicum chromosome 8, SLM_r2.1, the proteins below share one genomic window:
- the LOC101245279 gene encoding uncharacterized protein isoform X1: MRVIQYGSCSFPSFQFQECSFSRKRVGVVKVIKSNLSNSDAKRANLSARKKDRIKLPEHYSIGGDSKSLHISEFLSHKSGIEAMLNKRALQSFESIDSNTYRCTLPQVQLLNFEVAPVLTLKVNPTSENCTVEMLSCKFEGSDLVEQQNDHFSASMVNRITWETVGSQPFLDVDVKLNISLEIHTTRDRESTSLSYMIYSSVFSFTKRAARCAKHHAFHAGPRRHQRGCHVHSLPYPDTALKADSTARILDLH, from the exons ATGAGGGTTATTCAATATGGGTCTTGCTCATTTCCATCATTTCAATTCCAAGAATGCTCCTTTTCAAG GAAGAGAGTTGGAGTTGTCAAAGTGATCAAGTCTAACTTGTCGAACTCAGATGCTAAGAGAGCAAACCTTTCTGCCAGGAAGAAGGACAGAATTAAGCTCCCCGAACATTACAGTATTGGTGGAGACAGTAAATCATTGCACATAAGTGAGTTTCTGAGCCATAAATCTGGTATTGAGGCAATGTTGAACAAGAGAGCTTTGCAAAGCTTTGAATCTATTGATTCTAATACGTACAG GTGTACTCTTCCACAAGTTCAACTTCTAAATTTTGAAGTTGCCCCTGTTTTGACACTAAAAGTGAACCCGACTAGCGAAAACTGCACTGTGGAGATGTTGTCTTGCAAG TTTGAGGGTTCTGATTTGGTTGAGCAGCAGAATGACCACTTTTCAG CATCAATGGTAAACCGTATAACGTGGGAAACAGTTGGATCTCAGCCTTTCCTTGATGTTGATGTGAAATTGAATATATCTCTCGAG ATACATACAACAAGGGATAGAGAGAGCACTTCCTTGTCATATATGATTTACAGTAGCGTATTTTCCTTCACTAAAAGAGCAGCCAGGTGCGCGAAGCATCATGCGTTCCATGCAGGTCCAAGAAGGCACCAAAGGGGGTGTCATGTACACAGCTTACCTTACCCCGACACCGCATTAAAGGCTGATTCCACGGCTCGAATCCTTGACCTACACTAA
- the LOC101245279 gene encoding uncharacterized protein isoform X3 — protein sequence MRVIQYGSCSFPSFQFQECSFSRKRVGVVKVIKSNLSNSDAKRANLSARKKDRIKLPEHYSIGGDSKSLHISEFLSHKSGIEAMLNKRALQSFESIDSNTYRCTLPQVQLLNFEVAPVLTLKVNPTSENCTVEMLSCKFEGSDLVEQQNDHFSASMVNRITWETVGSQPFLDVDVKLNISLEKQKATGSSS from the exons ATGAGGGTTATTCAATATGGGTCTTGCTCATTTCCATCATTTCAATTCCAAGAATGCTCCTTTTCAAG GAAGAGAGTTGGAGTTGTCAAAGTGATCAAGTCTAACTTGTCGAACTCAGATGCTAAGAGAGCAAACCTTTCTGCCAGGAAGAAGGACAGAATTAAGCTCCCCGAACATTACAGTATTGGTGGAGACAGTAAATCATTGCACATAAGTGAGTTTCTGAGCCATAAATCTGGTATTGAGGCAATGTTGAACAAGAGAGCTTTGCAAAGCTTTGAATCTATTGATTCTAATACGTACAG GTGTACTCTTCCACAAGTTCAACTTCTAAATTTTGAAGTTGCCCCTGTTTTGACACTAAAAGTGAACCCGACTAGCGAAAACTGCACTGTGGAGATGTTGTCTTGCAAG TTTGAGGGTTCTGATTTGGTTGAGCAGCAGAATGACCACTTTTCAG CATCAATGGTAAACCGTATAACGTGGGAAACAGTTGGATCTCAGCCTTTCCTTGATGTTGATGTGAAATTGAATATATCTCTCGAG AAACAAAAGGCTACCGGTTCTTCATCATAG